The Candidatus Malacoplasma girerdii genome has a segment encoding these proteins:
- the lig gene encoding DNA ligase codes for MEHLLEILNKYWNDINYHFDVSLFSNFRLDDSKIITNLIKKRLNLLKKSLTQWEYEYYGLERPSVSDYQYDVTLKELNAWETLFISLKTLNSPTNRVGGAASNRFNKVAHKLPMLSLSNVFNYEELKHFDETINKVTGDIDNQYIVEPKFDGLSMSLIYSKGKLIQGLTRGDGKIGEDVTNNIRVINNIPQTINNDLERFEVRGEIFIDFDTFKKINDSIVDEKKKFANPRNAASGTLRRLNSDLVKERNLKFVAYYIPDYSNLKALNISKQSDVITSLKQLGFFTSSDTYLVENIVEAYKKIELLEKNQDKISYPIDGAVVKLNNIYLYDELGKTSKFPHWATAYKFAPKLAQTKIKNIYATVGRTGKITYVANLEPVSLSGTTTSNATLNNAEYIANKDIRINDTVEIFKAAEIIPYVSKVVIEKRPSNTEPFKPITNCPICHSLLEKYEDEVDQYCININCPSRIVNSIIFFCSKMAMDIAGLSEKTIEKLYQNGYIKSLVDIYKLNLHRETIVKNIYNDKYLVFNKIINAIEASKNNSLEKLLVGLGIHNVGSVTALELAKHFNTIDALMNASITELKQINHIGNENARSIYDYFQNESNHQLINDLKTLGVNINYINKTNVSLEDKASPYYQKTFCITGMFDIPRHEIANILIHKYDAKVVNSVTKSLNYLIVGANGGSKKDKALKLNIPLIEEKIW; via the coding sequence ATGGAACATTTATTAGAAATATTAAATAAATATTGAAATGACATTAATTATCACTTTGATGTTAGTTTATTTAGTAATTTTCGTTTAGATGATTCTAAAATAATTACAAACTTAATCAAAAAACGTTTAAACTTATTAAAAAAATCATTAACACAGTGAGAATATGAATATTATGGTCTAGAACGTCCGAGCGTTAGTGATTATCAATACGATGTTACTTTAAAAGAATTAAATGCTTGAGAAACATTATTTATATCTTTAAAAACCTTAAATTCACCAACTAATCGAGTTGGGGGCGCTGCTAGCAACCGTTTTAATAAAGTCGCTCATAAATTACCAATGCTATCACTTTCTAATGTTTTTAATTACGAAGAATTAAAACATTTTGATGAAACTATTAATAAAGTAACTGGAGATATTGATAATCAATATATTGTTGAACCAAAATTTGATGGGTTAAGTATGTCATTAATTTATTCTAAGGGTAAATTAATACAGGGATTAACACGAGGAGATGGAAAAATTGGTGAAGATGTTACCAATAATATTCGCGTTATTAACAACATCCCACAAACGATTAATAACGATTTAGAACGCTTTGAAGTTCGTGGAGAAATATTTATTGATTTTGACACTTTTAAAAAAATTAATGATTCAATTGTTGATGAAAAAAAGAAGTTCGCGAATCCACGAAATGCAGCAAGTGGAACATTGCGCCGACTTAATAGTGATCTAGTTAAGGAACGAAATCTAAAATTTGTAGCTTATTATATTCCTGACTATAGTAATTTAAAAGCTTTAAATATTAGTAAACAAAGTGATGTTATTACATCCTTAAAACAATTAGGTTTTTTTACTAGTAGCGATACCTATCTAGTTGAAAATATTGTTGAAGCTTATAAAAAGATCGAACTTTTAGAAAAAAATCAAGACAAGATAAGTTATCCAATTGATGGAGCAGTCGTTAAATTGAATAACATTTATCTTTATGATGAATTAGGAAAAACGAGTAAGTTTCCTCACTGAGCAACAGCCTACAAATTTGCTCCAAAATTAGCACAAACTAAAATTAAAAACATTTATGCTACTGTTGGAAGAACAGGGAAAATAACTTATGTAGCTAACCTCGAACCAGTTAGTTTATCAGGAACAACAACAAGCAATGCAACACTAAATAATGCAGAGTATATTGCAAATAAAGATATTCGCATTAATGATACAGTTGAAATATTTAAAGCTGCAGAAATTATTCCTTATGTTTCTAAAGTAGTTATTGAAAAAAGACCAAGCAATACCGAACCATTTAAACCAATTACTAACTGCCCAATATGCCATTCATTATTGGAAAAATATGAAGATGAAGTAGACCAATATTGTATTAACATTAATTGTCCTTCACGAATTGTTAATTCCATTATTTTCTTTTGTTCAAAAATGGCAATGGATATTGCTGGATTAAGTGAAAAAACTATTGAAAAACTTTACCAAAATGGTTATATTAAATCATTAGTTGATATCTATAAACTAAATCTTCATCGCGAAACAATTGTAAAAAATATCTACAATGATAAATATTTAGTATTTAATAAAATCATTAACGCTATTGAAGCTAGCAAAAACAATTCACTAGAAAAATTATTAGTTGGTTTAGGAATTCATAATGTTGGGAGTGTTACTGCTCTTGAATTGGCAAAACACTTTAACACTATTGATGCACTAATGAATGCATCAATTACTGAATTAAAACAAATTAATCACATTGGTAATGAAAACGCTCGATCAATTTATGATTATTTTCAAAATGAAAGCAACCACCAATTGATTAATGATTTAAAAACTTTAGGCGTTAATATAAATTACATTAATAAAACTAATGTTTCTCTTGAAGATAAAGCTTCTCCATATTATCAAAAAACATTTTGTATTACAGGTATGTTTGATATCCCAAGACATGAAATTGCAAACATTTTAATTCACAAATACGATGCAAAAGTTGTTAATAGTGTTACTAAGAGTTTGAATTATTTAATTGTTGGTGCAAATGGTGGAAGTAAAAAAGATAAAGCACTTAAATTAAATATTCCTTTAATTGAAGAAAAAATATGATAA
- the cysS gene encoding cysteinyl-tRNA synthetase, with amino-acid sequence MIKIKDSSSGVYLPLDESKITIYNCGPTVYNDVHIGNLRPVITMDVLYRYLKAIKHDVFYVHNITDIDDKIINKSIETKQEELKLSDHYFHEYLKILDQLNILKMDVLPKVSDNIDGIIEFIKKLVENKRAYVVDGDVYFDVSQNNNYGVISGQKTENLLKGVRKEIDDKKHNPLDFVLWKKTDKGINWVTEWNDCGRPGWHTECVYLINKFIGKNVVIHGGGVDLKFPHHENENAQNLAMNNLPLAKIWMHVGHINVNNEKMSKSLNNFVLAKDILKEFDANTIRWFFYQTKYQAPLNYSIEVMNSAKKDISKIIKTMNYALINLYWLKREYVSKNDELPNEVIEALNDDLNLPNVVTYIYQIVKQLSQLINKKDGQGIQNNLNNLLSIFNVLGLTYTNPLTNNKEVIKVIKKWKLAMDNKDYNLSDLIRSELKKEEII; translated from the coding sequence ATGATTAAAATTAAAGATTCATCAAGTGGTGTATATCTACCGCTTGATGAAAGCAAAATTACAATTTATAACTGTGGACCAACAGTTTATAATGATGTTCACATCGGTAACTTACGACCGGTAATTACCATGGATGTTTTGTATCGTTACTTAAAAGCAATAAAACATGATGTTTTCTATGTGCATAACATTACTGATATTGATGATAAGATCATCAATAAAAGTATTGAAACAAAGCAAGAAGAATTAAAATTAAGTGATCATTATTTTCATGAATATTTAAAAATTTTAGACCAATTAAATATTCTAAAAATGGATGTTTTACCAAAAGTTAGTGACAATATTGATGGCATCATTGAATTCATCAAAAAATTAGTTGAAAATAAAAGAGCATATGTTGTTGATGGAGATGTTTATTTTGATGTTAGCCAAAACAATAATTATGGCGTTATTAGTGGACAAAAAACCGAAAACTTACTAAAAGGTGTAAGAAAAGAAATTGATGATAAAAAACATAATCCATTAGATTTTGTTTTATGAAAGAAAACTGATAAAGGAATTAATTGAGTTACTGAATGAAATGATTGTGGTCGACCTGGATGACATACTGAATGTGTATATTTAATTAATAAATTTATTGGTAAAAATGTGGTTATACATGGTGGTGGAGTTGATTTAAAATTTCCACATCACGAAAATGAAAATGCTCAAAACTTAGCAATGAATAATTTACCATTAGCTAAAATTTGAATGCATGTTGGTCATATCAATGTTAATAATGAGAAAATGTCTAAATCACTAAATAACTTTGTTTTAGCTAAAGACATCCTAAAAGAATTTGATGCTAATACAATACGTTGATTTTTTTATCAAACTAAATACCAAGCTCCACTTAATTATTCAATTGAAGTAATGAATAGCGCAAAAAAAGATATTAGCAAAATTATTAAAACAATGAATTATGCATTAATTAATTTATATTGATTAAAACGTGAATATGTTTCAAAAAACGATGAATTACCAAACGAAGTAATTGAAGCACTTAATGATGATTTGAATTTACCGAATGTTGTAACTTATATTTATCAAATAGTTAAACAGCTTTCACAATTAATTAATAAAAAAGACGGTCAAGGAATTCAAAACAATTTAAATAATCTATTAAGTATATTTAATGTTTTAGGTTTAACTTATACCAATCCATTAACGAACAATAAAGAAGTGATCAAAGTAATTAAAAAATGAAAATTAGCAATGGATAATAAGGACTACAATTTAAGTGATTTAATTCGTAGCGAATTGAAAAAAGAAGAAATTATTTAA
- the gyrA gene encoding DNA gyrase, A subunit, giving the protein MSNNNNNNEQIIKDDLSKTHIIDKPIVSELKNSFLEYAMSVIVARALPDARDGFKPVHRRVLYAAYGLGMRPTSAYKKSARLVGEVIGKYHPHGDSAVYETMVRMAQDFSMRYMLMDGHGNFGSIDGDSAAAMRYTEIRMSRVAETMLTDIDKNTVDFVDNYDGSESEPVVLPSLFPNLLANGTGGIAVGMATNIPPHNLGELVAAIKMVATNPECTIDEIKTVLKGPDFPTKAQIVGLKGIDDYFKTGRGSVIMRAKYTYTTNESTGKSTIIFHEIPYQVNKTSLINRIVELVEDKDNPERALTGISDLRDESSREGIRIVIETKRDVSPEVLVNQLFKKTQLQTSFPVNMLALVNNEPKLLNIKEALTIYLDHQLDVLTKRVKFDLDAASSRKHILLGLDIASKNIDKVIKIIRNANDDVEAINDLVKSFPLDEKQAKAIMEMRLKALNRLESNKITDEINTLANEINHFNVLLSDRNEQINDIITRLETLNKRYGDARLTEINGDVNIDITDEDLIKPTDILLTLSNRGYIKRLPVDTYRNQRRGGVGVIGASTYEDDDVSRIVVANTHKDILIFTNKGKVYRVRGHQFPVGSRTAKGYPAFEVIPSIERDEKVITLLPIEQYEANQYLFFATKQGTVKKTSLSEYVSIMANGKRCISFKNEEDRLIDVIHINENDEILLSASNGQVVRFNSELVRPMGRTAAGVRGIRLRDKEELIDITSSNAGEFLLSIGVNGVGKLTPISEYRMTNRGTGGTKTIKVTNKTGSLAATKAVNQTDEVLIITNKNKVIRFSVDEIREAGRNTQGVKLVNLDDGDKVRDVAIFKRELMSEEEASTPKASTTNEQNVTE; this is encoded by the coding sequence ATGTCAAACAACAACAATAATAATGAACAAATCATTAAAGATGATTTAAGCAAAACACATATCATTGATAAACCAATTGTTAGTGAATTAAAAAATTCCTTCCTTGAATATGCAATGAGTGTTATTGTTGCTCGGGCACTTCCTGATGCTCGCGATGGATTTAAACCAGTTCATCGGCGAGTATTATACGCTGCATATGGACTAGGTATGCGTCCAACTAGTGCTTATAAAAAATCAGCACGGCTAGTTGGTGAAGTTATCGGTAAATATCACCCACATGGTGATAGTGCTGTATACGAAACAATGGTGCGAATGGCACAAGACTTTAGCATGCGATATATGCTAATGGATGGTCATGGAAACTTTGGTTCAATTGATGGCGATAGTGCTGCGGCAATGCGATATACAGAAATTCGCATGAGTCGAGTAGCTGAAACAATGCTAACTGATATTGACAAAAACACTGTTGATTTTGTTGATAACTATGATGGTAGTGAATCTGAACCGGTTGTTTTACCAAGTTTATTTCCCAACCTATTAGCTAATGGAACTGGCGGAATTGCTGTTGGAATGGCAACGAACATTCCTCCACACAACCTGGGTGAATTAGTTGCCGCTATTAAAATGGTAGCAACAAATCCTGAATGCACAATTGATGAAATTAAAACTGTCTTAAAAGGTCCTGATTTCCCTACAAAAGCACAAATTGTTGGCTTAAAAGGAATTGATGATTACTTTAAAACTGGTCGTGGTAGTGTAATTATGCGTGCTAAGTACACGTATACTACAAACGAATCAACTGGTAAGAGTACAATTATTTTCCATGAAATTCCTTACCAAGTTAACAAAACTAGTCTAATTAATCGAATTGTTGAACTTGTTGAAGATAAAGATAATCCTGAACGTGCATTAACTGGTATTAGCGATCTTCGTGATGAAAGTAGTCGTGAAGGAATTCGAATTGTGATTGAAACTAAACGTGATGTATCTCCAGAAGTATTAGTTAATCAATTATTTAAAAAAACGCAATTACAAACTTCATTCCCAGTTAACATGCTAGCACTTGTTAATAATGAACCAAAATTATTAAACATTAAAGAAGCTTTAACAATTTATCTTGATCACCAATTAGATGTCTTAACTAAACGTGTTAAATTTGATCTAGATGCAGCAAGTAGTCGCAAACATATTTTATTAGGTCTTGACATTGCAAGTAAAAATATTGATAAAGTTATTAAAATTATTCGTAATGCTAATGATGATGTTGAAGCCATTAATGATTTAGTGAAATCATTCCCATTAGATGAAAAACAAGCTAAAGCGATCATGGAAATGCGACTGAAAGCATTAAACCGTCTTGAAAGCAATAAAATTACAGATGAAATTAATACTCTAGCTAACGAAATTAACCATTTCAATGTTCTTTTAAGTGACCGTAATGAACAAATTAATGACATTATTACTCGTCTTGAAACACTTAATAAACGTTATGGAGATGCACGTTTAACTGAAATTAATGGTGATGTTAATATTGATATTACTGATGAAGATTTAATCAAACCAACTGATATTTTATTAACACTATCTAACCGTGGATATATTAAACGTCTTCCTGTTGACACTTATCGTAACCAACGTCGTGGTGGAGTCGGTGTTATTGGAGCAAGCACTTATGAAGATGATGACGTTAGCCGCATTGTTGTTGCTAATACTCATAAAGACATCTTAATCTTTACTAATAAAGGAAAAGTATATCGTGTGCGTGGACACCAATTCCCAGTTGGCAGTCGAACTGCTAAAGGTTACCCAGCTTTTGAAGTTATTCCAAGTATTGAACGTGATGAAAAAGTAATTACACTTTTACCAATCGAACAATACGAAGCTAATCAATATTTATTCTTTGCAACCAAACAAGGTACCGTTAAAAAAACAAGTTTAAGCGAATACGTATCAATTATGGCTAATGGTAAACGTTGTATTAGCTTTAAAAACGAAGAAGATCGTTTAATTGATGTTATTCATATCAATGAAAATGATGAAATTCTTCTAAGTGCTTCTAATGGACAAGTGGTTCGTTTCAATAGTGAATTAGTTCGTCCAATGGGAAGAACAGCAGCTGGTGTTAGAGGAATTCGCTTGCGTGATAAAGAAGAATTAATTGATATTACTTCTTCAAATGCCGGAGAATTCTTGCTATCAATCGGAGTCAACGGTGTTGGTAAATTAACACCAATCAGTGAATACCGAATGACTAACCGAGGCACTGGAGGAACTAAAACCATTAAAGTAACTAACAAAACCGGTTCACTTGCAGCTACAAAAGCCGTTAACCAAACTGATGAAGTTCTTATTATCACTAACAAAAATAAAGTAATTCGTTTCAGTGTTGACGAAATTCGTGAAGCTGGAAGAAATACTCAAGGCGTTAAATTAGTTAATTTAGATGATGGTGACAAGGTTCGTGACGTAGCAATCTTTAAACGTGAATTAATGAGTGAAGAAGAAGCTTCAACACCAAAAGCTTCAACTACTAATGAACAAAATGTTACTGAATAA